A portion of the Micromonospora vinacea genome contains these proteins:
- a CDS encoding thiamine pyrophosphate-dependent enzyme codes for MLSDVTTPQDLDDRFRETLAALPAAERRRDPADPVTDDAPLTGAQVLDLFDAQVTSRQLDLAGRWLRSFGEGFYTIGSAGHEGNAAVAAALRPTDPALLHYRSGAFYCLRTSQAAADPALAADRALAADPSRAADPSRTVDSGPPAGPESTVDGGPNPGPESTADRELSESESPGTEPTVAANGFAAYADAARDVLRGMVASSLEPIAGGRHKVFGRADLAIVPTTSTIASHLPRAVGMGLAVERLRRLDSAGRRTGAGVRVGSGAGAAHAPWPPDAIVVCSFGDASVNHASATAAFNTAGWYDHAGLRIPVLFVCEDNGLGISVRSPEGWVEATLRAKPGIRYFSADGADPVRTYEVAAEAAAWVRRNRRPAVLHLRTVRLMGHAGADAESAYRSPAELAEDLDRDPVAATARLLVDAGVATGEELLARYDETGWQVRRLAEEVLGEPKLASAADVVSTLAPRRPVRVARAVADAAARASGPGAGARAEAFGGKPPELAGPMTLAQSINAALADGMLDHPQMAIFGEDVAAKGGVYGVTKGLRDRFGAARVFDTLLDETSVLGLGLGAGLAGMLPVPEIQYLAYLHNAEDQLRGEAATMRFFSQGAFRNPMVVRVAGLAYQEGFGGHFHNDNSVAVLRDVPGLVIAVPARPDDAAPMLRTCLASAAVDGSVCVFLEPIALYHTRDLYAEGDGEWLAGYPEPGGWVAGHVPIGRARVYRVGSADDLTIITFGNGVRMSLRAAAVLAEEGVGTRVVDLRWLAPLPVADIIRESSATGRVLVVDETRRSGGVGEGVIAALVDAGYVGAARRVAGVDSFVPLGPAARHVLVSAEAITDGARTLLAR; via the coding sequence ATGCTGTCCGACGTGACCACCCCGCAAGATCTCGACGACCGGTTCCGGGAGACGCTGGCGGCGCTGCCTGCCGCCGAGCGGCGGCGTGACCCCGCCGACCCGGTCACCGACGACGCCCCACTGACCGGCGCGCAGGTGCTGGACCTGTTCGACGCGCAGGTGACCAGCCGGCAGCTCGACCTGGCCGGCCGCTGGTTGCGCAGCTTCGGGGAGGGTTTCTACACGATCGGCTCGGCCGGGCACGAGGGCAACGCCGCGGTCGCCGCCGCGCTGCGTCCCACCGATCCGGCGCTGCTGCACTACCGCTCGGGCGCCTTCTACTGCCTCCGCACCTCCCAGGCCGCCGCTGACCCAGCGTTGGCCGCCGACCGAGCCCTGGCCGCTGACCCGTCGCGGGCCGCTGACCCGTCGCGGACCGTCGACTCCGGGCCGCCCGCCGGCCCCGAGTCGACAGTCGACGGGGGGCCGAACCCTGGCCCCGAGTCGACCGCCGATCGGGAGCTGTCCGAATCGGAGTCGCCCGGGACCGAACCGACCGTGGCCGCCAACGGGTTCGCGGCGTACGCCGACGCGGCCCGGGACGTGCTGCGCGGGATGGTCGCGTCCAGCCTTGAGCCGATCGCCGGGGGCCGGCACAAGGTGTTCGGCCGGGCCGACCTGGCCATCGTGCCGACCACCTCCACCATCGCCTCGCACCTGCCCCGCGCGGTCGGGATGGGACTGGCCGTGGAGCGGCTGCGCCGGCTGGACAGCGCCGGTCGGCGTACCGGCGCCGGGGTGCGGGTGGGCAGCGGCGCGGGCGCCGCGCACGCCCCCTGGCCACCGGACGCGATTGTGGTCTGCTCCTTCGGTGACGCCTCGGTCAACCACGCCAGCGCCACCGCCGCCTTCAACACCGCCGGGTGGTACGACCACGCCGGGCTGCGGATTCCGGTGCTCTTCGTCTGCGAGGACAACGGGCTGGGCATCAGCGTCCGCTCGCCGGAGGGCTGGGTCGAGGCGACCCTGCGGGCCAAGCCGGGCATCCGCTACTTCAGCGCCGACGGGGCCGACCCGGTGCGGACGTACGAGGTGGCGGCGGAGGCCGCGGCCTGGGTACGCCGCAACCGGCGGCCGGCCGTGCTGCACCTGCGCACCGTACGGCTGATGGGGCACGCCGGCGCGGACGCGGAGTCGGCGTACCGGAGCCCCGCCGAGCTGGCCGAGGACCTGGACCGGGACCCGGTGGCCGCCACCGCGCGGCTGCTGGTCGACGCCGGCGTGGCGACCGGCGAGGAGCTGCTGGCCCGGTACGACGAGACCGGCTGGCAGGTACGCCGGCTGGCCGAGGAGGTGCTGGGCGAGCCGAAGCTGGCCTCCGCGGCCGACGTGGTGTCGACGCTGGCACCCCGCCGTCCGGTGCGGGTGGCGCGGGCGGTGGCCGACGCCGCGGCGCGGGCCAGCGGACCGGGGGCGGGCGCCCGGGCCGAGGCGTTCGGCGGCAAGCCGCCGGAGCTGGCCGGGCCGATGACGCTGGCGCAGAGCATCAACGCCGCGCTCGCCGACGGGATGCTCGACCACCCGCAGATGGCGATCTTCGGGGAGGACGTGGCCGCGAAGGGCGGCGTGTACGGGGTGACGAAGGGGCTGCGCGACCGGTTCGGGGCGGCCCGGGTCTTCGACACCCTGCTCGACGAGACGTCGGTGCTCGGGCTGGGCCTGGGTGCCGGGCTGGCCGGGATGCTGCCGGTGCCGGAGATCCAGTACCTGGCGTACCTGCACAACGCCGAGGACCAGCTGCGCGGTGAGGCGGCCACGATGCGGTTCTTCTCGCAGGGGGCGTTCCGCAACCCGATGGTGGTGCGGGTGGCGGGCCTGGCGTACCAGGAGGGGTTCGGCGGGCACTTCCACAACGACAACTCGGTGGCCGTACTCCGGGATGTGCCCGGTCTGGTGATCGCGGTGCCGGCACGGCCGGACGATGCCGCGCCCATGCTGCGGACCTGTCTGGCGAGCGCGGCGGTGGACGGCAGTGTCTGCGTGTTCCTGGAACCGATCGCGCTCTACCACACCCGCGACCTGTACGCGGAAGGTGACGGAGAGTGGCTGGCCGGCTATCCGGAGCCGGGTGGGTGGGTGGCCGGGCACGTGCCGATCGGGCGGGCCCGGGTCTACCGGGTGGGCTCGGCGGACGACCTCACCATCATCACTTTCGGTAACGGGGTACGGATGTCGCTGCGGGCCGCGGCCGTCCTCGCCGAGGAGGGGGTGGGCACCCGCGTGGTGGATCTGCGCTGGCTCGCCCCGCTGCCGGTGGCCGACATCATCAGGGAGTCCTCGGCGACCGGCCGGGTGCTGGTGGTGGACGAGACGCGCCGCTCCGGCGGGGTGGGCGAGGGGGTGATCGCCGCGCTGGTCGACGCCGGATATGTCGGTGCCGCGCGTCGAGTGGCGGGAGTTGACTCGTTTGTACCATTAGGTCCGGCAGCACGTCACGTACTGGTCTCCGCGGAAGCCATTACCGACGGTGCCCGTACGCTGCTGGCACGGTAA
- a CDS encoding MarR family winged helix-turn-helix transcriptional regulator has protein sequence MAQQVVPATGEPVDRAGLAADVVRRMAHVTDALRHRQGSAFAELGLTPAAARALRELDPDHPLPARDLAGQLGCDRSNVTVLVDKLEQAGLVERRTDPTDRRQKTLLVTGEGRVVRARVIEVMSDSRLLSGMSDEELGTLRDLVWKVSDDGCPESCGSE, from the coding sequence GTGGCGCAGCAGGTCGTTCCCGCAACAGGTGAGCCGGTGGATCGGGCCGGTCTCGCCGCCGACGTGGTGCGGCGGATGGCGCACGTCACCGACGCTCTGCGACACCGGCAGGGCTCCGCGTTCGCCGAGTTGGGGCTCACCCCGGCGGCGGCCCGGGCGCTGCGGGAGTTGGACCCGGACCACCCGCTGCCGGCCCGTGATCTCGCCGGTCAGCTGGGTTGCGACCGGTCGAACGTGACGGTGCTGGTCGACAAGCTGGAGCAGGCCGGGCTGGTCGAGCGCCGCACCGACCCGACGGACCGGCGGCAGAAGACGCTGCTGGTGACCGGGGAGGGCCGGGTCGTGCGGGCCCGGGTGATCGAGGTAATGTCCGACTCCCGACTCCTGTCCGGGATGAGCGACGAGGAGCTTGGCACCCTTCGTGACCTGGTCTGGAAGGTGTCCGACGACGGCTGTCCGGAGTCCTGCGGGTCGGAGTGA
- a CDS encoding alkaline phosphatase D family protein — MSLSRRTILLSGAALGAAGAVTGLPVPAGAAAAHRPLSYPFTLGVASGDPDHDGFVLWTRLAPQPLAEDGLGGMPDRDIPVHWELAADERFRHVVRRGVSVARTRSAHSVHVELAGLLPGREYFYRFRAERHLSPIGRTRTAPSPSSMPAALAMGFASCSQYEHGYFTAYRRLAETEPELILHLGDYQYEYAPDTYNIPGGNPRDHEGPETRTLANYRQRHAQYKTDTDLQAAHAVAPWVVVFDDHEVENNWADEVPEAPDPEFPTRRAAAFQAYYENMPLRRTSIPRGIDMQLYRRVRWGRLATFHMLDTRQYRDDQACGDGYRDCAAASDPARSITGAEQEAWLLDGFRRSDARWDILGQQVFFAQRDNNAGPLTVTSMDAWDGYVASRDRITRGWLGAGVRNPVVLTGDVHAHWASDLKLDYSDPTSRTVGTELVCSSITSTGDGADSVSGSHPWFAFNPHLRFQNNLRGYVRTTITPGQLTADFDVLPYVTRPDAPAYTRASFVIEDRVPGLHQTADNPLPSAARTATPSTDPGQQTVQQETVRP, encoded by the coding sequence GTGTCACTGTCCCGACGTACCATCCTGCTGTCCGGCGCCGCACTCGGCGCCGCGGGCGCGGTCACCGGGCTGCCGGTGCCGGCCGGCGCGGCGGCGGCCCACCGGCCGCTGTCCTATCCGTTCACCCTCGGTGTGGCCTCCGGCGATCCCGACCACGACGGGTTCGTGCTGTGGACCCGCCTGGCCCCGCAACCACTGGCCGAGGACGGCCTCGGCGGCATGCCGGACCGCGACATACCGGTCCACTGGGAGCTGGCCGCTGACGAGCGGTTCCGGCACGTGGTGCGCCGTGGGGTTTCGGTCGCCCGCACCCGCTCGGCGCACAGCGTGCACGTGGAGCTGGCCGGCCTGCTGCCCGGGCGCGAATACTTCTACCGGTTCCGCGCCGAGCGACACCTCTCGCCGATCGGGCGCACTCGCACCGCTCCCTCGCCGTCGAGCATGCCGGCCGCCCTGGCGATGGGCTTCGCGTCCTGCTCCCAGTACGAGCACGGCTACTTCACCGCCTACCGCCGCCTCGCCGAGACCGAGCCGGAGCTGATCCTGCACCTGGGCGACTACCAGTACGAATACGCCCCGGACACGTACAACATCCCGGGTGGCAACCCGCGTGACCATGAGGGACCGGAGACGCGGACGCTGGCCAACTACCGGCAGCGGCACGCCCAGTACAAGACCGACACCGACCTGCAGGCCGCGCACGCGGTGGCGCCCTGGGTGGTGGTGTTCGACGACCACGAGGTGGAGAACAACTGGGCCGACGAGGTGCCCGAGGCGCCGGACCCCGAGTTTCCCACGCGTCGGGCGGCGGCGTTCCAGGCGTACTACGAGAACATGCCGCTACGACGCACCTCGATCCCCCGGGGCATCGACATGCAGCTCTACCGGCGGGTGCGCTGGGGGCGGCTGGCCACGTTCCACATGCTCGACACCCGGCAGTACCGCGACGACCAGGCCTGCGGCGACGGCTACCGGGACTGCGCGGCGGCGTCGGACCCGGCCCGTTCCATCACCGGTGCGGAGCAGGAGGCGTGGCTGCTGGACGGCTTCCGCCGGTCGGACGCCCGGTGGGACATCCTGGGCCAGCAGGTCTTCTTCGCCCAGCGGGACAACAACGCGGGCCCGCTCACCGTTACCAGCATGGACGCCTGGGACGGCTACGTCGCCTCCCGGGACCGGATCACCCGGGGCTGGCTCGGCGCCGGGGTACGCAACCCGGTGGTGCTGACCGGCGACGTGCACGCCCACTGGGCCAGCGACCTCAAGCTGGATTACTCCGACCCGACCTCACGCACGGTCGGCACCGAGCTGGTCTGCTCGTCGATCACCTCGACCGGCGACGGCGCGGACTCGGTCTCCGGCTCGCACCCGTGGTTCGCGTTCAACCCGCACCTGCGCTTCCAGAACAACCTGCGGGGGTACGTCCGCACGACGATCACTCCGGGGCAGCTCACGGCCGACTTCGACGTGCTGCCGTACGTCACTCGGCCGGACGCGCCCGCGTACACACGGGCCTCGTTCGTGATCGAGGACCGCGTGCCCGGCCTGCACCAGACGGCGGACAACCCGCTCCCGTCAGCGGCCCGCACTGCCACGCCATCCACGGACCCTGGCCAGCAGACCGTCCAGCAGGAGACAGTTCGCCCGTAA
- a CDS encoding secondary thiamine-phosphate synthase enzyme YjbQ — MRSDVITVQTGSRPTVRDITAEAQQFVSGESDGLLHVFVPHATAGLAIIETGSGSDDDLLRALDDLLPTDGRWRHRHGSPGHGRDHVLPAFIPPYATVPVLGGRLALGTWQSICLVDTNGDNPTRQVRFSFLPA, encoded by the coding sequence ATGCGCAGCGACGTGATCACCGTCCAGACCGGGTCCCGGCCGACCGTCCGGGACATCACCGCCGAGGCCCAGCAGTTCGTCTCGGGCGAGAGTGACGGCCTGCTGCACGTCTTCGTGCCGCACGCCACCGCCGGCCTGGCGATCATCGAGACCGGGTCGGGCTCCGACGACGACCTGCTCAGAGCCCTGGACGACCTGCTCCCCACCGACGGCCGCTGGCGGCACCGCCACGGCTCGCCCGGCCACGGCCGCGACCATGTGCTGCCGGCGTTCATCCCCCCGTACGCCACAGTGCCGGTGCTCGGCGGCCGGCTGGCGCTCGGCACCTGGCAGTCGATCTGCCTCGTCGACACCAACGGCGACAACCCGACCCGCCAGGTCCGCTTCTCCTTCCTCCCGGCCTGA